In Oleiharenicola lentus, the following are encoded in one genomic region:
- a CDS encoding glycosyltransferase yields the protein MNGHPQYIVITPVRNEEGNFPHTIVSFERQTVRPALWVIVDDGSTDRTAAIIDEAVARHDWIKVVHRPDRGFRQPGTGVVQAFNDGFALVGARAWDYLVKFDGDLAFEPDYFASCFAHFDRDSRLGIGGGLICQNTPAGLVGETLGDPAFHVRGATKIYRRACWEQIGGLHMAPGWDTLDELKANQQGWVTRTFPELKIHQLKDTGSADGRWRNLVKNGLANHITGYHPLFMLAKCAKRTFAPPYLVASAGLGWGYFKGWLQRVPRVPDPDLIRYVRGQQLRKLSGRSSIW from the coding sequence ATGAACGGACACCCGCAATACATCGTGATCACCCCCGTGAGGAACGAGGAGGGAAATTTCCCGCACACCATCGTCTCGTTCGAGCGGCAGACAGTCCGTCCCGCCCTCTGGGTGATCGTGGACGACGGTTCGACGGATCGCACCGCAGCGATTATCGACGAGGCGGTCGCACGCCACGACTGGATCAAGGTGGTGCACCGCCCGGACCGGGGCTTCCGGCAGCCCGGCACGGGCGTGGTGCAGGCGTTCAACGACGGTTTCGCCCTGGTGGGGGCACGGGCTTGGGACTATCTGGTTAAGTTCGACGGCGACCTTGCCTTCGAACCGGATTATTTCGCCAGCTGCTTCGCCCATTTCGACCGGGACAGCCGCCTCGGCATCGGCGGCGGCCTCATCTGCCAGAACACCCCGGCGGGGCTGGTCGGCGAGACCCTGGGCGATCCGGCCTTCCATGTGCGCGGCGCCACCAAGATCTACCGGCGGGCCTGCTGGGAGCAGATCGGCGGCCTGCACATGGCCCCGGGTTGGGACACCCTCGATGAATTGAAGGCCAACCAGCAGGGCTGGGTCACCCGGACCTTCCCCGAATTGAAGATTCACCAGCTCAAGGACACCGGCTCGGCCGACGGCCGCTGGCGCAACCTGGTGAAGAACGGCCTGGCCAACCACATCACCGGCTACCACCCGCTCTTCATGCTGGCCAAATGCGCCAAGCGCACCTTCGCCCCGCCCTACTTGGTGGCCTCCGCCGGGCTGGGCTGGGGCTACTTCAAAGGCTGGCTGCAACGCGTGCCCCGCGTGCCCGATCCTGATCTGATCCGCTACGTCCGGGGCCAGCAATTGCGCAAGCTGAGCGGCCGGAGCAGCATCTGGTAA
- a CDS encoding glycosyltransferase family 2 protein has protein sequence MSSPDVSIIIVNWNSKDYLRACLQSLGRHHPPGLKLEIIVVDGASFDGCDRMLAAEFPEVRFIQSRENIGFARANNLGARHAGGRNLLLLNPDTEFIEDSLSLLGARLESLPKAGAVGCRLLNTDRSLQTTSILNFPTILNRVLDSEYLRRRYPDSSLWGNAALFRQGTTPVAVEALSGACILIRKDCFDLIGGFTESYFMYGEDVDLGYKLRKAGWLAYYIPEAQLVHHGGGSSRQTVSNFSTVMMRVSCHHFMRLHRGLAAATAYRIAMGGSALLRLLLIIPLLPFGNQFVRHGRASLGKWLAVLRWSVGGKPGRT, from the coding sequence ATGTCGTCACCCGACGTATCCATCATCATCGTCAACTGGAACTCCAAGGACTACCTGCGCGCCTGCCTGCAATCCTTGGGCCGACACCACCCGCCCGGGCTGAAGCTTGAGATCATCGTGGTGGACGGCGCCTCCTTCGATGGCTGCGACCGTATGCTGGCGGCCGAATTTCCCGAAGTGCGGTTCATCCAAAGCCGGGAAAACATCGGCTTTGCCCGGGCCAACAACCTCGGTGCCCGCCACGCCGGCGGACGCAACCTCCTGCTCCTGAATCCCGACACGGAATTCATCGAGGATTCTCTCTCCCTCCTGGGGGCCCGGCTCGAATCCCTGCCCAAAGCCGGTGCGGTCGGGTGCCGTCTGCTGAACACGGACCGCTCGCTGCAGACCACCAGCATCCTGAATTTCCCGACGATATTGAACCGCGTGCTGGATTCCGAATACCTGCGCCGGAGGTATCCGGATTCCTCGCTCTGGGGCAACGCCGCGCTCTTTCGCCAGGGCACAACCCCGGTGGCAGTCGAGGCCCTGTCCGGTGCCTGCATCCTGATCCGGAAGGACTGCTTCGATCTGATCGGCGGGTTCACGGAATCCTACTTCATGTATGGCGAGGATGTGGACCTGGGCTACAAGCTCAGGAAGGCCGGCTGGCTGGCCTATTACATTCCGGAGGCGCAGCTGGTCCATCATGGTGGCGGCAGTTCGCGCCAGACCGTCAGCAATTTTTCCACGGTCATGATGCGCGTGTCGTGCCATCATTTCATGCGGCTCCACCGGGGCCTGGCTGCCGCCACGGCCTACCGAATCGCCATGGGAGGCTCCGCCCTGCTCCGGCTTCTGCTGATCATTCCCTTGCTGCCTTTTGGCAACCAGTTTGTGCGCCACGGCCGGGCCTCGCTCGGCAAGTGGCTTGCCGTTCTGCGCTGGTCGGTGGGAGGTAAACCGGGCAGGACCTGA
- a CDS encoding GNAT family N-acetyltransferase has protein sequence MKNPSGIDIQIITTIKELESIKLFWLRNQWHPNADFDFYNLIIRSRREIISPCIFVIRKNEEIISLIVGRIENSIRKISLGYLKIGSVKLKQLVLIDGGALGELTKDAWAGLFPIIDDFILNRSLDCAQFSQIRADSIVIEQGKLAIGGVRYGMLNKLSKHWQLKLPISAEEFLKSRSRKHRHWIKRLSTILDRDFPSLWEIKTFQSYESADEFCSEAEKVASTTYHRKLGAGFRGSQETLQRLKVEAARGGLRGYILYIEGKPCAFWHCHQYGDILHMASTGYIDKYRKYELGTVLLVRVFSDHCGQKSVTVDFGLGEASYKERFGNEFYEVTNMILYARNLRGSLICMIFTVHKFINAVARTLIQATGSMDRLRTLFRRKLINSNPNSESKEPNS, from the coding sequence ATGAAAAATCCTTCAGGCATTGATATACAGATAATTACAACAATTAAGGAATTAGAATCTATAAAGTTGTTCTGGCTAAGAAACCAATGGCACCCAAATGCCGATTTCGACTTCTATAATTTAATTATTAGAAGCAGACGAGAAATTATCAGCCCTTGTATTTTTGTTATTAGGAAGAACGAGGAAATCATTTCGCTGATTGTGGGCCGAATCGAGAATTCAATTAGGAAGATCTCATTAGGATATCTCAAGATTGGGTCAGTCAAATTGAAGCAACTGGTTCTAATAGATGGCGGCGCACTGGGTGAATTGACTAAAGATGCTTGGGCCGGACTTTTCCCGATAATCGATGATTTCATTCTCAACCGGAGTCTAGATTGTGCACAGTTTTCTCAAATTAGGGCAGATTCCATTGTTATTGAGCAGGGTAAATTGGCAATCGGCGGTGTCCGATATGGCATGCTCAATAAATTGAGCAAACATTGGCAGTTAAAACTACCTATTTCAGCAGAAGAGTTTCTTAAATCTCGAAGTCGAAAACATCGTCATTGGATTAAACGTCTTTCAACAATACTAGACAGGGATTTCCCATCCCTATGGGAAATAAAAACATTCCAATCATACGAAAGTGCAGATGAATTTTGCTCGGAAGCCGAGAAGGTTGCATCTACGACTTATCACCGTAAATTAGGTGCGGGGTTTCGTGGATCTCAAGAGACACTCCAGCGGCTGAAAGTTGAGGCGGCTCGCGGTGGTCTACGAGGTTACATATTATATATTGAAGGGAAACCATGCGCGTTTTGGCATTGTCATCAATATGGCGATATTCTCCACATGGCTTCAACTGGTTACATTGATAAATATCGAAAATACGAACTTGGCACCGTGCTACTTGTTCGGGTTTTTTCTGATCACTGCGGACAAAAATCAGTGACTGTAGATTTCGGGTTGGGCGAGGCATCATACAAAGAACGCTTCGGAAACGAATTCTACGAAGTAACTAATATGATACTGTATGCACGAAATCTGCGAGGATCCTTAATCTGCATGATTTTTACCGTGCATAAATTCATTAACGCCGTAGCACGAACACTAATCCAGGCAACTGGTAGTATGGATCGCTTGCGAACGTTGTTTCGTCGCAAGCTTATCAATTCAAATCCTAATTCAGAATCCAAAGAGCCAAATTCATAG
- a CDS encoding glycosyltransferase family A protein: MHEILMITFKRAVFTRVALGRLLESCDDQMRVWVWHNGDHAETLEVVRSFQGHPRFHKLHVSPENVKLRAPTNWFWANSEGEYLSKVDDDCLLPDGWGATLRSALAAEPKLGVIGCWRFYDEDFMPEVAGKKIRTFAGGHRIMTHGFVQGSGHVLKREIYRQLGPIREGESFTGYCIRAAYHGWINGWYFPFIHEDHMDDARSPHYPIKTDADFQKNLSLSQINFGVKSLHDWQRFGRVLARHLQADIIDPRDHFGWRGWLNKIGNLFSRKRNFLEEHAHLIQPVTPPGQLSSIGGRQPR; the protein is encoded by the coding sequence ATGCATGAAATTTTGATGATCACCTTCAAGCGGGCAGTCTTCACCCGTGTGGCCCTCGGACGCCTGCTTGAATCCTGCGATGATCAGATGCGCGTGTGGGTCTGGCACAATGGCGACCATGCCGAGACCCTTGAGGTGGTGCGGTCCTTCCAGGGGCATCCCCGCTTCCACAAACTGCATGTCAGCCCGGAAAACGTGAAACTGCGCGCCCCGACCAATTGGTTCTGGGCCAATTCGGAAGGCGAATACCTGTCTAAGGTGGACGACGACTGCCTCCTGCCCGACGGCTGGGGCGCCACGCTGCGGAGCGCCCTCGCGGCGGAGCCCAAGCTGGGCGTGATCGGCTGCTGGCGTTTTTACGACGAGGATTTCATGCCCGAAGTAGCCGGCAAAAAGATCCGGACCTTTGCCGGCGGCCACCGCATCATGACCCACGGCTTCGTGCAGGGCAGCGGGCATGTGCTCAAGCGGGAGATTTACCGGCAGCTCGGTCCCATCCGCGAAGGGGAATCCTTCACGGGCTATTGCATCCGCGCGGCCTACCATGGCTGGATCAACGGCTGGTATTTCCCCTTCATCCACGAAGACCACATGGACGACGCCCGCTCTCCCCACTACCCCATCAAGACCGATGCGGATTTCCAAAAAAACCTTTCCCTCAGCCAGATCAATTTTGGCGTGAAGTCCCTCCACGATTGGCAAAGGTTCGGCCGAGTTCTCGCCCGCCACCTCCAAGCCGACATCATTGATCCGCGGGATCACTTTGGCTGGCGAGGTTGGCTCAACAAAATCGGCAACCTTTTCTCAAGGAAGCGTAACTTCCTAGAAGAGCATGCCCATCTAATCCAACCCGTAACGCCTCCCGGTCAATTATCCTCGATAGGAGGACGACAACCTCGTTGA
- a CDS encoding lipopolysaccharide biosynthesis protein: MSLKISPKSQTKAEMLHAAKWSAAARVTNQGMSAVVTFLLAGLLGPEAFGTVALAYLTVTFFEIIAGMGFNSALVQNQRINDHHLNSVFWLNLALSSALMLLIWFGSGLFAALAKAPEVQPILGWLALLLPIQGLTVVQVAVMNRNMAFRALAIRSTIAVMIGGVLGLTLAFLGFGVWALVAQHLVRELVSVLLLWGQSDWRPRMSFSWASVCELFNFAGKAVVGQFGTFFQNQFDSIAIGLFLGPTALGLYRLAERLVELNLSLFPRALQSVSLSHFSRLQHDHAELNRNFVFGVKLNSLGSFPGLAFLAGAGSLVLSVFGPEWGEAEGVMAMLAIVGMAKAIILFVGPTLQAVSQPGIVSIMTWAGAVANALAITAVATLLHEANDSVRMMGISFARVVVFCGFLTPIMLLQIKRVTNLSLITVARAVLPSFLTAGIVFGSQYLIKLAGLWQYFSNAYISLAAATSIALVIVVVATRSLDRPLWKSLITGLSER; the protein is encoded by the coding sequence GGCCAGAGTAACTAATCAGGGCATGTCGGCCGTAGTTACGTTTTTGTTGGCCGGTTTATTGGGGCCTGAGGCGTTTGGCACCGTAGCACTGGCTTACCTGACGGTTACATTTTTTGAAATCATCGCCGGGATGGGGTTTAATTCCGCTTTGGTGCAGAATCAGCGAATTAATGATCATCACTTAAACTCGGTATTCTGGCTCAATCTTGCTCTATCAAGCGCGTTGATGCTGCTGATATGGTTTGGCAGTGGTTTATTTGCTGCACTTGCCAAGGCTCCGGAGGTGCAGCCGATTTTGGGTTGGCTTGCACTGCTTCTTCCCATCCAAGGACTGACCGTAGTTCAGGTAGCTGTGATGAACCGGAATATGGCTTTTCGCGCCTTGGCAATCCGTTCCACGATAGCGGTGATGATCGGCGGAGTGCTAGGTCTGACTCTTGCTTTTTTGGGTTTTGGGGTGTGGGCGCTGGTTGCACAACATCTGGTTCGCGAATTAGTCAGTGTGCTCTTGCTTTGGGGGCAAAGCGACTGGCGGCCAAGGATGTCGTTTTCGTGGGCATCGGTCTGCGAGCTATTCAATTTCGCTGGCAAAGCCGTCGTGGGGCAGTTTGGGACGTTTTTTCAAAACCAATTCGACAGTATCGCCATAGGCCTTTTTCTGGGCCCTACAGCCCTTGGGCTCTACAGATTGGCTGAACGACTGGTCGAACTGAATCTAAGCTTGTTTCCGCGAGCACTTCAGTCCGTCTCTCTCTCGCATTTTTCCCGACTGCAACACGATCACGCGGAACTAAATCGAAATTTTGTTTTTGGCGTCAAACTCAACAGCCTTGGATCGTTTCCTGGACTAGCGTTTTTGGCTGGCGCAGGATCGCTGGTGTTAAGTGTCTTTGGTCCGGAATGGGGAGAAGCAGAAGGGGTGATGGCAATGCTAGCCATAGTCGGCATGGCAAAGGCCATAATTCTATTTGTTGGCCCAACCTTACAGGCGGTCTCTCAGCCAGGAATCGTATCGATAATGACTTGGGCGGGTGCGGTCGCCAACGCTTTGGCAATCACTGCGGTCGCTACTCTGTTACACGAAGCGAATGATTCTGTCCGAATGATGGGAATTTCTTTCGCAAGGGTTGTAGTATTCTGCGGTTTTTTGACTCCCATCATGTTGTTACAAATTAAACGGGTAACGAACTTGTCCCTGATTACTGTAGCAAGAGCCGTACTTCCATCATTTCTGACTGCAGGTATAGTGTTCGGTAGCCAATATTTGATCAAGTTGGCGGGCCTATGGCAGTATTTCTCAAATGCGTATATTTCTTTAGCTGCCGCTACCAGTATTGCGTTAGTGATTGTCGTAGTTGCGACGCGTTCGCTTGATCGCCCCTTGTGGAAATCCCTAATTACCGGTCTATCTGAACGGTGA